TAAATTCTTTGACTTCCGGTTTGTCCAATGAGGTCGCCTTGATGTAGATAAAAATGGGGCGCGACAATGGTTGGTAGGTGCCATCCATCACGGTCGCATTGGAGGGTTCAACAACTGCATTGGTCTTGGGGTTGACGATGGCCAGTGCTTTGAGGCGTGATTTATTTTCCGCATAGTAGGCATAGCCAAAATAGCCTAGGGCGTTGGGATCGCGTGATACACCTTGCACCAGTACATTGTCATCTTCAGAAGCGGTGTAATCGCCACGCGAAGATTTCGCTTTGCCTACTACTGCATCGGTGAAGTATTCGAAGGTGCCGGAGTCAGCGCCGGGGCCGTACAATTTAATCGGTGCATCAGGCCAGGCGGGGTTGATTTGGTTCCAGCGCATTACCTTGTCTTGCGCAGTGGGTTCCCACATGGCTTTGAGTTCGTCGACGGTCGTTATATTTTTGAAAAAAGTGTTGTTAGGGTTGACGACGATGGTTAGGGCATCAAATGCCACCGGCATCTCAATGTATTGTATGCCTGCGCTTTTACAGGCTTCTATTTCTTTTTCGCTGATGGGGCGCGATGCGTTGGCAATGTCAATTTCGTCACGGCAGAATTTTTTAAAGCCGCCGCCGGTGCCAGAGATGCCGACTGTCACTTGAATGGCATTTTTCTTGCTGGTTTGAAATTCTTCTGCGACGGCTTCCGTGATGGGGTAAACCGTGGAAGAACCGTCAATTTTTATAATAGCGGCTTGGATAGATGGCGAGCCGATAAGCGCGCCGACAGTGAGTGCTGCAGCAATATAGAGCCGTGATTTTTGCATGGATATTTCCTGTGCGGGTTAATTCGATGCGCAGATTAGCCGCCCTTTGTTACAGCAATATGACAGCGTCAACGACGATGCTGCTAGACTACCCCCCACTGCTGGGCAGCCCTTTTTTAGTTGCTAGAGATAAGGTAAAACCATGAGTGAGCTTGATTACATTAAGAAAAAACGCAGTGATGTCGATGTGATTCCGGCTAAGATCGTGCCGTTTGTGCGCGCCATGATGAAGTTTTACACGCGGCTCAATGTGTGGGTGTTCAAAAAAAGTAATGGCCGTTGGATGAATAAGTTTCCGGGCGGCGCGCCGATTTGTTTGGTGGGCATGACCGGGCGTAAAAGTGGTCAGCGCCGCGAAGTGATGCTGATACATCTGCCACAGGGCGATAACAAACTGCTGGTGACCTCGCAGGGCGGTTTGGATGCAGACCCCGTGTGGTTCAAAAATGTAATGGCAAATCCGCGAGTGGATATCACGGCCACCGGCGTGACAAAAAACTACGCCGTGCGCCAAGCGAGCAGTGAGGAAAAGCGCGCACTGTGGCCGCATTTATTGTCGCTGTATCCGGATTTTGATGAATACCAAGCGCGCACGGACCGCGATATCCCTGTGCTGATTTGTGAGCCTGTATGACTGTACCTGCTGTATCGGTGCTAGATCGCGCCGCTGAAATTATCGCTGCCTTCGTGCCAGACAATGATCTGGTGGATTTGCTGACGCAACTGCAAGATCAGCTTGGCTTTATTCCGCCGCAAACCGTTGCTTTGATTGCGGATGCCACCGGCATGGAGCGCCCAGCGATTTACAAAGCCATTGAATTGTCGCCATCTTTTTCTTTGATGCCGCCCGGTAAGCATTTGCTGTATGTGTGCAGCGCCGATAACTGCTGCTCGAAAGGCGGTTTGGAATTGGCGGCTACTGCTAAACGCGTATTGGCGACTGATTTTTATCAATGCGATGAAAAAAAATTAGTGCGCTTAGAGCCGTTTCGCTGTTTGGGCAACTGTGTCAATGGCCCCAATATCGCAGTGGATAAAGTGGTGCAGGGGCACATGACGCCGGAAAAATTGGAAGCCGTGTTGCGAGAGTTATTAGCAGAAAATTAAGTCTGCCCTCCATTATTCTGTCGTCACGGGATACACCCCGCGCCAGCCTTCCACACCGCCATCCACGCTGTACACCGCAGAAAAACCCTGCTGGCTGAGAAAGTCAGCTGCGCCTTGGCTGCTGTGACCGTGGTAGCAAAATACCAGCAGCGGATTCTCGAAATCGGCGTGCAAAATAAAATCTTGCACATTGTTGTTGTTCAGTGAAAAAGCATGGGGCACATGCCCTGCGGCGAAGGCATTGGGGTCGCGAATATCAACAATAGTGACATTGCCTTGGTCGATCATGGCTTTGCAGTTGCGGCAGGAATACAGGTGAATGGCATAAAAATTCCTCAGGAAAATGGAGTGAATAACTCAGGACGAACAACTGATTTCCAAGTGCTTGCCCCATTCAGGAGGGAAAGCGGCAAAAGATTCAAAAGTGGGATGTTCATCAAACGGTGTGAGCAATACCTGTAATAGATTTTGCATCATGCTGAAGTCATTTTGTTTGGCTAGATCTATCGCCTGTTTCGCCAAATAGTTGCGCAAAATGTATTTTGGATTGCTGCGCTGCATGCGTTCGCGGCGCAGTGCATCGTCGCTGTTTTCCTGTTGCAGCCTGCTGCGGTATTGCGCTGCCCATTGATCGAAACTCTCACGATCAAGAAACAAATCACGGATGCTAGCGTTGTTTGTTTGCGTAGAAAAATCGCACAGACGGCGGAAGAAGATGGAGTAATCCACCGCGAATTGTTGCAGCAGAGCTAAGAGCTGGCCGATCAGCGCGCTGTCATCCGCTTGCGCGGTTTGTAAGCCCAGTTTAGCGCGCATCAATTGCAGGTAATGCTGTTCAATGGTGGGTTGATAGCCCTGCAAAATCTCACGCAGCGTTTCAATGGGAATGAGGGGTGACAGCGCGTGCGCCAGCGCATTGCAATTCCACAGGCCGATATTGGGTTGCTGGTCGAACGCGTAGCGGCCGCTGTAATCGGAATGGTTGCAGATAAAGCGCGGGTTGTATTCGTCCAAAAAACCGAAAGGGCCGTAATCAAAAGTTTCGCCGAGTATCGACATATTGTCGGTGTTCATCACGCCATGTGCAAAACCCACCGCTTGCCAGTGCGCCATGAGTTTTGCGGTGCGTTGCACCACCGCAGTTAAAAAAGCGGCGTAAGGTTGTGCAGCTGTTTGGCATTCTGGGTAGTGGTTTTCAATCACGAAATCAGCGAGTTGTTGCAGTGCCTCGTGTTGCTGGGTGTAGAAAAAATATTCAAAGGAACCAAAGCGGATGTGTGAAGGCGATACGCGCAAAATCATCGCGCCCGTTTCCACGGTTTCGCGGTACACCGGCTCGTTGCTGTTGATGAGTGCCAAGCAGCGCGTGCTGGGAATGCC
The DNA window shown above is from Cellvibrionales bacterium and carries:
- a CDS encoding PstS family phosphate ABC transporter substrate-binding protein, whose amino-acid sequence is MQKSRLYIAAALTVGALIGSPSIQAAIIKIDGSSTVYPITEAVAEEFQTSKKNAIQVTVGISGTGGGFKKFCRDEIDIANASRPISEKEIEACKSAGIQYIEMPVAFDALTIVVNPNNTFFKNITTVDELKAMWEPTAQDKVMRWNQINPAWPDAPIKLYGPGADSGTFEYFTDAVVGKAKSSRGDYTASEDDNVLVQGVSRDPNALGYFGYAYYAENKSRLKALAIVNPKTNAVVEPSNATVMDGTYQPLSRPIFIYIKATSLDKPEVKEFIDFYMKNATQLTQEVKYVPLPDSAYTSNMESVANKKYGSRFGGKNEVGITIEELMKREAKP
- a CDS encoding nitroreductase family deazaflavin-dependent oxidoreductase codes for the protein MSELDYIKKKRSDVDVIPAKIVPFVRAMMKFYTRLNVWVFKKSNGRWMNKFPGGAPICLVGMTGRKSGQRREVMLIHLPQGDNKLLVTSQGGLDADPVWFKNVMANPRVDITATGVTKNYAVRQASSEEKRALWPHLLSLYPDFDEYQARTDRDIPVLICEPV
- a CDS encoding NAD(P)H-dependent oxidoreductase subunit E — translated: MTVPAVSVLDRAAEIIAAFVPDNDLVDLLTQLQDQLGFIPPQTVALIADATGMERPAIYKAIELSPSFSLMPPGKHLLYVCSADNCCSKGGLELAATAKRVLATDFYQCDEKKLVRLEPFRCLGNCVNGPNIAVDKVVQGHMTPEKLEAVLRELLAEN
- the glpE gene encoding thiosulfate sulfurtransferase GlpE; translated protein: MIDQGNVTIVDIRDPNAFAAGHVPHAFSLNNNNVQDFILHADFENPLLVFCYHGHSSQGAADFLSQQGFSAVYSVDGGVEGWRGVYPVTTE
- a CDS encoding YdiU family protein, translating into MPLQTARFAHLGDTFSSPVCIQPLRGARWAVHSPSTAALLGINSAQLLADDTLQHCNGTASTAVSPLAMVYSGHQFGSYNPRLGDGRAMLLGEIEHAGQRYEIQLKGAGGTPYSRQGDGRAVLRSSIREFLCSEAMHGLGIPSTRCLALINSNEPVYRETVETGAMILRVSPSHIRFGSFEYFFYTQQHEALQQLADFVIENHYPECQTAAQPYAAFLTAVVQRTAKLMAHWQAVGFAHGVMNTDNMSILGETFDYGPFGFLDEYNPRFICNHSDYSGRYAFDQQPNIGLWNCNALAHALSPLIPIETLREILQGYQPTIEQHYLQLMRAKLGLQTAQADDSALIGQLLALLQQFAVDYSIFFRRLCDFSTQTNNASIRDLFLDRESFDQWAAQYRSRLQQENSDDALRRERMQRSNPKYILRNYLAKQAIDLAKQNDFSMMQNLLQVLLTPFDEHPTFESFAAFPPEWGKHLEISCSS